In the genome of Triticum urartu cultivar G1812 chromosome 5, Tu2.1, whole genome shotgun sequence, one region contains:
- the LOC125556203 gene encoding 60S ribosomal protein L22-like, which yields MGIQGNKATHDFLSLYAPAAAAAAAAKDSSLQLHDSKPPAASQGFFLKTHDFLQPLEKPAASAPSGAERQPQTTKHALPGGIGTFSVSQQAPGAAGPLPAATAAVVVKPEPPAFVLWGQPTASQPPRAQGTHDQSPLRPPSPVSRGGSQRS from the exons ATGGGCATCCAAG GGAACAAGGCGACGCACGACTTCCTCTCGCTCTacgcccccgccgccgcggccgcggCCGCCGCCAAGGACTCGTCTCTCCAGCTCCACGACTCCAAGCCTCCCGCCGCCTCCCAAG GTTTCTTTCTGAAGACGCACGACTTCCTGCAGCCGCTGGAGAAGCCGGCGGCGTCGGCACCGTCCGGCGCGGAGAGGCAGCCGCAGACGACGAAGCACGCGCTGCCGGGCGGCATCGGCACGTTCAGCGTCAGCCAGCAGGCGCCCGGAGCCGCCGGACCACTGCCGGCCGCCACCGCCGCGGTGGTGGTGAAGCCCGAGCCGCCGGCGTTCGTGCTCTGGGGCCAGCCCACGGCATCACAACCACCGAGAGCACAAGGTACCCACGATCAGTCCCCTCTCCGGCCGCCGTCGCCCGTGAGCCGTGGTGGAAGCCAGCGGTCGTAG